Below is a window of Ignavibacteria bacterium DNA.
ACGTTCGAGTAAATCGCGTTTTAATCTGCGAAGCAACCTTTCATCAGCATCAGTATCTACGTAAATTTTTACATCAAATAAATCACGAAGTTCTTTTTCAACAAAAAGTAAAATTCCTTCAACAATTATTACATCGCGCGAATGAATAATTTGCGTTTCTTGAAGGCGGCGGTATGTTTTGAAATCATACATTGGCTGATGTATTGCAACTCGCTGACGAAGTAATTTCAGATGTTGAACAAGTAAACACGTTTCGAGGGCGTTGGGATGGTCGAAATTGATATCTTCAGGAGAAAGTCCATCGAATCCGGAAATATCCTTGTAATACGAATCGTGTTGAATCACAACAATACGTTCGTTATCAAGTTTCTCTCTGATGCGTTCAGTAATAGTCGTTTTTCCTGAACCGGTTCCCCCGCAAATGCCAATAATCAGTGGATGTTCCATAAAGTTAATTCTTTAAAAAAATATATGAAGAAACCAAACAGTGAAAAACGACAATCAAAGTGTGAATCGAAGTATTTTTTGAAAATTATCATTAGAAATTTAGTATGAAGAGTAGTATATTAGCCCACAAACAAAAAAGTTTTGACCCGTATTTTCTTTGTTCAAATATTATTGTTTAAACTAGCACATGAGTGTTGTCGCAATTTCACATAGATTACAAAATCAAACTTATCCCGTAATTCTAAAGTTTCTTTTTTGTTGCATAATCGCAGGACTATTTCATTCACAGAATAATGCACAAATACGAGTCTATTTCAACAAAAGTGTTGATACATCGTGGAAACGATTTGGAATAAGCGCGCAAGGCAATATCGTTGTTTACAGAAAACTTATTGAGAGAATTCATCAAGCAACATATTCGATTGATATTGCGATGTATTCAATGAGCATAGACAGTATTTCATACGCTCTCATTAGCGCAAAAAAACGCGGTGTGAAGGTTCGGTTCGTTTATCGTAATACTAATAATGGCGACATTTACCAATCATCCGTTGCAATGCTGCGCGATTCTGGATTGCATATAATTCAGCGAAAACAATCAAGCGGCATTATGCACAATAAATTTTTTGTGTTTGATGCGCGGGATTCGTTGCAACAAAATCCTGGAGTGTTCACTGGTTCATTAAACTTTACTTTCACAGGTCAAAATGACGATTGGAATAATGCTATAGATATTACAAATCGCCCACTTGCATTGACATATACAAAAGAATTTGAAGAAATGTGGGGAACCGCAGGAGATATTGGTGATACGGCAAATGCAAAATTCGGTTCATTCAAATCCGATAATACTCAGCACACATTTATTGTCGGCGGAAAAACCGTTGAATGTTATTTTTCTCCTTCTGATGGAACGAACGCAAAAATTGCAAACGCTTTAAGTACAGCAACATCAAATATTTCATTCGCATTATTGAGTTTTACTCGACAAGAAATCGTTGATTCTATGAAGAAACGAAATAAAAATTTCAACGCTACCGTACGTGGAATTATGGAACAAGCAGATGTTCCTGCCGTCTTCGATTCGCTTGTAACGTTCGCACAAATGTACAAACATACAAGCACAGGACTTTTTCATCATAAATATGCAATTATTGACGAAGGAAAAACGACTGCAAAACTTATTACCGGTTCCCACAATTGGTCTTTGAGCGCAAACACTACAAACGACGAAAATACGTTAATCATTCACAACGACACGATAGTAAATTTATATCTTCAAGAATTTGAAAAACGTTTGAAAGATGTTGGAAGTATTATCACTGGAAATATTTTCAACGATGTGGATAGCAATGGAATTCAGAACAACGGCGAAACAGGCGCAGAGAGTTTGCAAGTGAATCTCATTTGGGGCGATACGCTAACAACTCGTTCAACTGCAAACGGAAATTATCAATTTACGACTGCTCCGTTTGGAATTTCATCAGTACGTTTTGGAACGAATGCAAACTGGACGCAAACATTTCCAGCAAATAACAGTGGATATTCAGTTACGGTAACTTCGATGGGACAAAATTTTACAGGAAAAAATTTTGGCGCACATCAAACTGTCATCGCTCCTCCAACACCAATTGCTCCAAGTTTTATTCGCGGAATGATATTTCACGATGTAAACGC
It encodes the following:
- a CDS encoding uridine kinase, coding for MEHPLIIGICGGTGSGKTTITERIREKLDNERIVVIQHDSYYKDISGFDGLSPEDINFDHPNALETCLLVQHLKLLRQRVAIHQPMYDFKTYRRLQETQIIHSRDVIIVEGILLFVEKELRDLFDVKIYVDTDADERLLRRLKRDLLERGRTIESVIEQYNQTVKPMHLEFVEPSKRWADVILQRGGENFVAIDMIVARINSLLRI